One stretch of Pseudoramibacter sp. DNA includes these proteins:
- a CDS encoding DUF1667 domain-containing protein gives MKKEMVCISCPMGCHLTVEGEGDNWTVTGNSCKNGERYGIQEMTDPRRILPTTVVIKGAMISRLPVKTAQEIPKGKLFDAMDELSKVVVEAPVKVGDVVLKNVCDTGIDVVATKTMPAV, from the coding sequence TCAGCTGCCCAATGGGCTGCCACCTGACCGTTGAAGGCGAAGGCGATAACTGGACAGTCACGGGCAATTCCTGCAAAAACGGCGAACGCTACGGCATTCAGGAAATGACTGACCCGCGCCGGATTCTGCCGACAACGGTTGTCATCAAAGGCGCGATGATCTCCCGCCTGCCTGTGAAAACCGCACAGGAAATTCCAAAGGGAAAATTGTTCGACGCCATGGACGAACTTTCAAAGGTCGTCGTCGAAGCGCCGGTTAAAGTCGGTGATGTGGTGCTCAAAAACGTCTGCGACACCGGCATCGACGTGGTCGCAACCAAAACAATGCCAGCTGTATAA
- a CDS encoding murein hydrolase activator EnvC family protein: protein MGFAGSGKVHAADTKEQMLSVQAQMQKTDQQMAEVQQQMTDLDNQLKQNKQQYKTQLKQFKARARAMYMMGNTGYLEILFTSDDLSQMLSRMDSMRAVLKSDQDLIQNIANQKNQIQATKDQMKKTEDQLAQIKKAQEEQYKKLASEYNAENSAANSMNLHFGSGTWTNDYIWPIDLNNPNALNISSGFGGRASPGGIGSINHKGVDVPVSNGTPVMAIADGTVVYAGEASGYGNYVAIDYGTGSDGTTYGSGYGHLSSVQVQVGQHVTKGQVVALSGSTGHSTGPHLHYDFYVNNSQVDARTYYPTLNFTGKGRN, encoded by the coding sequence ATGGGATTTGCCGGAAGCGGCAAGGTACACGCGGCAGACACGAAAGAACAAATGTTAAGCGTCCAGGCCCAGATGCAGAAAACCGACCAGCAGATGGCTGAGGTCCAGCAGCAGATGACCGACCTCGACAATCAGCTTAAGCAGAACAAACAGCAGTACAAGACCCAGCTCAAACAGTTCAAGGCCCGGGCCCGAGCGATGTACATGATGGGCAACACCGGCTATTTGGAAATATTGTTCACATCTGACGATCTTAGCCAGATGCTTTCGCGGATGGACAGCATGCGCGCAGTGCTGAAATCCGATCAGGATCTGATTCAAAACATCGCCAATCAAAAAAATCAGATTCAGGCGACGAAAGATCAGATGAAGAAGACCGAAGACCAGCTGGCCCAGATCAAGAAGGCCCAGGAAGAACAGTACAAGAAACTCGCGAGCGAATACAACGCCGAAAACAGTGCCGCCAATTCCATGAATCTCCATTTCGGAAGCGGCACGTGGACCAACGATTATATCTGGCCTATCGACTTGAACAATCCCAACGCGCTGAACATCAGCAGCGGTTTCGGCGGCCGGGCGTCCCCGGGGGGCATCGGTTCGATCAATCACAAAGGGGTCGATGTGCCAGTGTCAAACGGCACGCCGGTCATGGCCATCGCCGACGGGACGGTCGTCTACGCGGGAGAAGCCAGCGGCTACGGCAACTACGTCGCCATCGACTACGGCACCGGCTCCGACGGCACCACCTACGGCTCAGGATACGGCCATTTAAGCAGCGTTCAGGTTCAGGTGGGGCAGCATGTCACCAAAGGCCAGGTCGTCGCTTTAAGCGGCTCTACGGGCCATTCTACGGGGCCCCATCTCCATTATGACTTCTACGTCAACAATTCTCAGGTCGACGCGCGGACTTATTATCCGACGCTGAACTTTACGGGGAAGGGTCGCAATTAA
- the ftsX gene encoding permease-like cell division protein FtsX — MSKDKNQFKTHDGSMNAYVKSILKETRHSLKRNSLMGAASILSIVAALIILGIFVVFSANVQSVTQQVESKMELKVYVQNNLSQDQLNILKSKLKSNQYVVSAKYVSADKALSDFSKSLKSYSGLLNGYNSSNNPMPASFDVKIDSAQHIAAVRKYALGLNAYGVTDVKYGEEYVNALISFSHFSNIFSAVLIVILSVVSLFIVYNTIKLTCFARRKEIRVMRYVGATDWYIRAPFILEGAFLGALGAVIALAIIGFGYTGIANYIMHAVSMPMHAGVVPFSHLFAPLLAFCLIYGIAIGSLGSVFSMRKFLEA; from the coding sequence TTGTCTAAAGATAAAAATCAATTTAAAACCCACGACGGCAGCATGAATGCCTACGTGAAAAGCATATTAAAAGAAACGCGGCACAGCCTGAAGCGCAACTCCCTCATGGGGGCGGCTTCGATTCTGTCCATTGTGGCGGCCCTGATCATTCTCGGAATTTTCGTGGTGTTTTCCGCCAACGTGCAGAGCGTGACCCAGCAGGTGGAATCCAAAATGGAACTTAAGGTTTACGTTCAGAACAACCTGTCCCAGGATCAGCTCAACATCTTAAAATCCAAACTGAAGTCGAATCAGTACGTGGTGAGCGCCAAATACGTGTCGGCGGACAAGGCCTTGTCGGACTTCTCCAAGAGCCTGAAAAGCTATTCGGGGCTTTTGAACGGCTACAACAGCAGCAACAACCCGATGCCCGCGTCCTTTGACGTCAAGATCGACAGCGCCCAGCACATCGCGGCGGTGCGGAAATATGCCCTGGGGCTTAACGCCTACGGGGTCACGGACGTGAAGTACGGCGAAGAGTACGTCAACGCCCTGATTTCCTTCAGCCACTTCAGCAATATTTTCAGCGCGGTTTTGATCGTCATCCTGTCCGTGGTGTCCCTCTTTATCGTGTACAACACCATCAAGCTCACGTGTTTTGCAAGGCGGAAGGAAATCCGCGTCATGCGCTACGTCGGCGCCACAGACTGGTACATCCGGGCGCCCTTTATTCTCGAAGGGGCGTTTCTCGGCGCATTGGGGGCGGTGATCGCGCTGGCGATTATCGGCTTCGGCTACACCGGGATCGCCAATTACATCATGCACGCGGTGTCGATGCCGATGCACGCAGGAGTGGTGCCCTTCTCGCACTTGTTTGCGCCGCTTCTGGCCTTCTGTCTGATTTACGGGATCGCCATCGGGTCCCTGGGTTCCGTGTTTTCCATGCGGAAATTCCTGGAAGCGTAA
- a CDS encoding 5-formyltetrahydrofolate cyclo-ligase has product MKKEKQALRRRMLALRDKTHDSAADQAMLKTLLGLDLYQKAACIAAYVSFGTEVDTHALIRQALRDKKRVAVPYCVPKSHVMQMLEISRFPEDLHPGTMDILEPDPEKSPVVDPSDIDCLIVPGVCFTEDGRRLGYGGGFYDRYLPKLAAMSRCAALVPEAMLVDSLPTESHDVRIPKLITERRIIDCLNIE; this is encoded by the coding sequence ATGAAAAAGGAAAAACAAGCCCTGCGCCGCCGCATGCTCGCCCTGCGGGACAAAACCCACGACAGCGCCGCCGATCAGGCGATGCTAAAAACCCTGCTCGGCCTCGATCTGTATCAGAAAGCCGCCTGCATCGCCGCCTACGTCAGTTTCGGAACCGAAGTGGACACCCACGCCCTGATCCGCCAGGCCCTCCGGGACAAAAAGCGCGTGGCCGTTCCCTACTGCGTGCCGAAAAGCCACGTCATGCAAATGCTTGAAATCAGCCGCTTCCCAGAAGACCTGCACCCCGGCACTATGGACATCTTAGAACCAGATCCCGAAAAATCCCCTGTGGTCGACCCGTCAGACATCGACTGCCTGATCGTGCCCGGGGTCTGTTTCACCGAAGACGGCCGGCGCCTGGGCTACGGCGGCGGATTCTACGACCGCTACCTGCCGAAACTGGCCGCCATGTCCCGCTGCGCCGCCCTCGTCCCTGAAGCGATGCTCGTGGACAGCCTGCCCACGGAATCCCACGACGTCCGCATTCCGAAGCTCATCACCGAGCGGCGCATCATCGACTGCCTGAACATCGAATAA
- a CDS encoding bifunctional folylpolyglutamate synthase/dihydrofolate synthase, with the protein MTPEEAKSYIQSRGVFGSVLGLDTIGRLMQQLGHPERSIKCIHIAGTNGKGSTAHMISTVLTEAGYKTGLYTSPALISFNERICLNDEPIADGDLADMTEQVKAAADAIVADGAAEPTCFELETAIAFLYFREKQVDFAVIEVGLGGRLDATNIIPGPKCAVITKISKDHTQYLGDTLEKIAAEKAAIIKYGTGGVVMAPQSSEKVRDVIRKQAWHFGSRLYDGEQYKLEQISADLDGQTVISHSLVYHPLGQFKLGLLGRHQLENAGNALAALVAIMDQKYPLSFEAIRRGMAKVKLPGRFEILSKSPMVLIDGAHNLDGIQSFVQNLDDYFLKTKKPYKLNLYFGMLADKDVDGALKLLIPRAARVSTLTPDNERAVDAETMAEKIEKEYGQKVTAFDSPEAALDTLDSSDDVVNAFVGSLYMIGSVRQAFFENK; encoded by the coding sequence ATGACGCCTGAAGAAGCGAAATCCTATATACAGTCCCGGGGCGTTTTCGGCTCTGTCCTCGGCCTCGACACCATCGGCAGACTGATGCAGCAGCTGGGCCACCCGGAACGCTCCATCAAATGCATCCACATCGCCGGAACCAACGGCAAGGGCTCCACGGCCCACATGATTTCAACGGTGCTCACCGAAGCGGGCTACAAGACGGGGCTTTACACTTCCCCGGCCCTGATTTCTTTTAACGAACGCATTTGTTTGAACGACGAACCCATTGCCGACGGCGACCTCGCTGACATGACCGAACAGGTGAAAGCCGCCGCCGACGCCATCGTCGCCGACGGTGCCGCCGAACCCACGTGCTTTGAGCTGGAAACGGCCATCGCCTTTTTGTACTTCAGAGAAAAGCAAGTCGATTTTGCGGTCATCGAAGTGGGCCTCGGCGGGCGCCTCGACGCCACCAACATCATCCCCGGCCCGAAATGCGCCGTAATCACCAAAATCAGCAAAGACCACACCCAATACCTCGGAGACACCCTGGAAAAAATTGCGGCGGAAAAAGCGGCCATCATCAAATACGGCACCGGCGGCGTCGTCATGGCCCCCCAGAGTTCCGAAAAAGTCCGGGACGTCATCCGCAAGCAGGCCTGGCATTTCGGCTCCCGCCTCTACGACGGCGAACAGTACAAACTGGAACAGATTTCGGCGGATCTCGACGGACAGACCGTCATCTCCCACAGCCTGGTGTATCACCCCCTGGGGCAGTTTAAACTGGGGCTTCTGGGCCGTCACCAGCTGGAAAACGCCGGCAATGCCCTGGCTGCGCTGGTCGCCATCATGGATCAGAAATACCCGCTCTCCTTCGAAGCCATCCGCCGGGGCATGGCCAAGGTCAAGCTGCCGGGCCGCTTCGAAATCCTGTCGAAATCGCCGATGGTCCTCATCGACGGTGCCCACAACTTAGACGGGATTCAGAGCTTTGTCCAGAACCTCGACGACTATTTCTTAAAAACGAAGAAGCCGTACAAACTCAACCTCTATTTCGGCATGCTCGCCGACAAAGACGTCGACGGCGCCCTGAAGCTTTTGATCCCCCGGGCCGCCCGGGTATCGACCCTGACCCCCGACAATGAACGGGCCGTCGACGCCGAAACCATGGCCGAAAAAATCGAAAAAGAATATGGACAAAAAGTCACTGCCTTCGATTCGCCTGAAGCCGCCCTCGACACCCTCGATTCATCTGATGACGTGGTCAACGCTTTCGTCGGCTCCCTCTACATGATCGGCAGCGTGCGTCAGGCCTTTTTCGAAAACAAATAA
- the tpx gene encoding thiol peroxidase: MEKRSETTFGGKPVTLLGHPVKVGDKAPDFTCVNGDLTPFTLADAEGKNKLISVVPSIDTGVCELQTVRFNQEAAKLKNTQVITVSCDLPFAQGRFCEAHTIGDSIVVSDYNGHSFGKAYGFLIEELMLLNRGIVVLDKDNTVRYVEYVKENTNHPDYDKALAAAKALED, from the coding sequence ATGGAAAAAAGATCAGAAACCACTTTCGGCGGCAAACCGGTAACTCTGCTGGGCCATCCCGTCAAAGTCGGCGATAAAGCACCAGATTTCACCTGCGTCAACGGCGACCTGACCCCGTTTACCCTGGCAGACGCCGAAGGCAAAAACAAGCTGATTTCCGTCGTCCCTTCCATCGACACCGGCGTCTGCGAACTGCAGACCGTGCGTTTTAACCAGGAAGCGGCGAAACTCAAAAACACCCAGGTCATCACCGTCAGCTGCGACCTGCCTTTCGCCCAGGGCCGTTTCTGCGAAGCCCACACTATCGGCGACTCCATCGTCGTCTCGGACTACAACGGCCATTCCTTCGGGAAAGCCTACGGCTTCTTAATCGAAGAACTCATGCTCTTGAACCGCGGCATCGTCGTCCTCGACAAGGACAACACCGTCCGCTACGTCGAATACGTCAAGGAAAACACCAACCATCCGGACTACGACAAGGCCTTAGCTGCTGCCAAAGCTTTGGAAGATTAA
- a CDS encoding Ltp family lipoprotein, with the protein MKKPIYKRWWFWVILVIVLFVIAGAAGSGGSSSKSGSSSAKKVTVADFSAMSEADSVQWGKDHKLTVQSKKQYSSTVAEGGFVSQSVKAGKKVAEGATVTLVYSKGPKPTAEQRNALAKAKTYSDTMYMSKQGIYDQLTSEYGEQFPADAAQYAVDHLQADYNANALKAAKTYQSDMHMSKQAIYDQLTSSYGDKFTASEAQYAVDHLDD; encoded by the coding sequence ATGAAAAAACCAATTTACAAGCGCTGGTGGTTCTGGGTGATTCTGGTCATCGTGCTGTTTGTCATCGCCGGCGCGGCCGGCAGCGGGGGGTCCTCTTCAAAATCGGGATCCTCATCGGCGAAGAAAGTAACGGTGGCGGATTTCAGCGCCATGAGCGAAGCCGACAGTGTCCAGTGGGGGAAGGATCACAAGCTGACGGTTCAGAGCAAAAAGCAGTATTCTTCAACCGTTGCCGAAGGCGGCTTTGTGAGCCAGAGCGTGAAGGCCGGGAAGAAAGTCGCCGAAGGCGCCACGGTGACTTTGGTTTATTCCAAGGGGCCAAAGCCGACGGCGGAACAGCGCAACGCCCTGGCCAAGGCGAAGACCTATTCGGACACCATGTACATGTCGAAACAGGGGATTTACGACCAGCTCACGTCGGAATACGGCGAACAGTTTCCGGCGGACGCGGCCCAGTACGCGGTGGATCACCTCCAGGCGGACTACAACGCCAACGCCCTGAAAGCGGCTAAGACCTATCAGTCCGACATGCACATGTCGAAGCAGGCGATCTACGATCAGCTGACTTCATCCTACGGGGACAAGTTTACGGCGTCGGAAGCCCAGTACGCCGTGGATCATTTGGATGATTAA
- the feoB gene encoding ferrous iron transport protein B, with amino-acid sequence MAKTLKDINIGDTVTVIRVGGQGALRQHFLDMGMIPGVRVTLVKYAPMGDPMEFKIHDYMLTLRITEAEQIEVSDEVHRKGEEVPVQEPAVDHPGYGETGVRFHNAKTDESKALPKGQVLTFALAGNQNSGKTTLFNQLTGANQHVGNFPGVTVDKRTGIIRGEPNTEVTDLPGIYSLSPYTEEEVVSRQYILEEKPQGIIDIVDATNLERNLYLTLQLMELHVPMVLALNMMDEMRGNGGSVDVNRMEEMLGIPVVPISAAQDEGVDELIRHAIHVARYQECDAVTDFCGPNDHNGAVHRAIHGIMTLISDHAERADIPLRFAATKVVEQDQKVIDALRLDENEKNMIEHILVQMEKERGLDRRAAIADMRFHFIEEVTDACVIKPTESKEQRRSERADRILTGKYTAIPIFILVMAAVFALTFNVLGLPLQGLLQQGIDAVRESVAAWMIAAHVAKGLRLFVTQCLFDGVGTVVSFVPIIVILFLFLSILEDSGYMARIAFVMDKPLRKLGLSGRSIVPLLVGFGCSVPAIMSTRTLPSERDRKMTIMLVPFMSCTAKLPIYALFSGLFFPKYAALVMICLYVLGIVVGILTAAVLKHTAFKGEPVPFVMELPNYRMPGIKNVGRLMWDKTTDFIERAFSIVLIANIVIWFLRSFDPALHMVAANNMDSSILAQVAGVIAPVFAPMGFGNWKMVTALISGFLAKESVVAVLGTLYSGSALASVLSPVAAAAFLAFCLLYTPCVAAMSSVRRELGTRWMLGIIAMQCGVAWLISFAVHAIGMLL; translated from the coding sequence ATGGCAAAAACACTGAAAGATATTAACATCGGGGACACGGTCACGGTGATCAGAGTCGGCGGCCAGGGAGCGCTGAGGCAGCACTTCCTGGACATGGGCATGATCCCCGGGGTGCGGGTCACCCTGGTGAAGTACGCGCCCATGGGCGACCCCATGGAGTTTAAGATCCACGACTACATGCTCACCCTGCGCATCACCGAAGCCGAACAGATCGAGGTTTCAGACGAGGTGCACCGAAAGGGCGAAGAGGTTCCCGTTCAGGAGCCGGCGGTGGATCACCCCGGCTACGGCGAAACGGGGGTCCGGTTTCACAACGCCAAGACCGACGAGAGCAAGGCCCTGCCTAAAGGTCAGGTGCTGACTTTCGCTTTGGCCGGCAACCAGAATTCCGGCAAGACGACGCTGTTCAACCAGCTCACCGGGGCCAACCAGCATGTGGGCAATTTTCCCGGCGTCACCGTCGACAAGCGGACGGGGATCATCCGGGGCGAGCCCAACACGGAAGTGACCGACCTGCCGGGGATTTATTCCCTGTCGCCGTACACCGAAGAAGAAGTGGTGTCCCGGCAGTACATTTTAGAAGAAAAGCCCCAGGGCATCATCGACATCGTCGACGCGACGAACCTGGAGCGCAACCTCTACCTGACTTTGCAGCTCATGGAACTTCACGTGCCCATGGTGCTGGCCCTGAACATGATGGACGAAATGCGGGGCAACGGCGGTTCTGTGGACGTGAACCGGATGGAAGAAATGCTCGGCATTCCCGTGGTGCCGATTTCGGCCGCCCAGGACGAAGGGGTGGACGAGCTAATCCGCCACGCCATTCACGTGGCGCGGTACCAGGAATGCGACGCGGTGACGGATTTCTGCGGCCCGAACGATCACAACGGTGCGGTGCATCGGGCGATCCACGGCATCATGACCCTGATCTCCGACCACGCGGAACGGGCGGATATCCCCCTGCGCTTCGCGGCGACCAAGGTGGTCGAACAGGATCAGAAGGTCATCGACGCCCTGCGTCTGGACGAAAATGAAAAGAACATGATCGAGCACATCCTCGTCCAGATGGAAAAGGAACGGGGCTTAGACCGCCGGGCGGCCATCGCCGACATGCGCTTTCACTTCATCGAAGAGGTGACCGATGCCTGCGTGATCAAGCCGACGGAATCCAAAGAGCAGCGCCGAAGCGAACGGGCCGACCGCATTCTGACCGGGAAGTACACCGCGATCCCGATCTTCATTCTGGTCATGGCCGCCGTTTTCGCCCTGACCTTCAACGTTTTGGGGCTGCCCCTCCAGGGGCTTCTCCAGCAGGGCATCGACGCCGTCCGGGAAAGCGTCGCCGCCTGGATGATCGCGGCCCATGTGGCGAAGGGGCTCAGGCTCTTTGTCACCCAGTGCCTGTTCGACGGAGTCGGCACCGTGGTGAGCTTTGTCCCCATTATCGTCATCCTTTTCCTGTTCCTGTCGATTCTTGAAGACAGCGGCTACATGGCCCGGATCGCCTTTGTCATGGACAAGCCTCTGAGGAAATTGGGGCTGTCCGGCCGCTCCATCGTGCCGCTGCTCGTGGGATTCGGCTGTTCGGTGCCGGCGATCATGTCTACCCGGACCCTGCCGTCGGAACGGGACCGGAAAATGACGATCATGCTGGTGCCTTTTATGAGCTGCACGGCGAAGCTGCCGATTTACGCTTTGTTTTCAGGCCTGTTTTTTCCGAAATACGCCGCACTGGTGATGATCTGCCTGTACGTTTTGGGGATTGTTGTCGGCATTCTCACTGCGGCGGTGCTCAAGCATACGGCCTTCAAGGGCGAGCCGGTGCCTTTCGTGATGGAACTGCCCAATTACCGGATGCCCGGGATCAAGAACGTGGGACGGCTCATGTGGGATAAGACGACGGATTTCATCGAACGAGCCTTTTCCATCGTCCTCATCGCCAACATCGTGATCTGGTTCCTCCGGTCCTTTGACCCGGCGCTGCACATGGTGGCGGCAAACAACATGGACAGCAGCATTCTGGCCCAGGTCGCCGGGGTGATTGCGCCGGTGTTTGCACCCATGGGCTTCGGCAATTGGAAGATGGTTACGGCCCTCATTTCGGGCTTTTTGGCCAAGGAAAGCGTCGTCGCCGTATTGGGGACCCTGTATTCGGGAAGCGCCCTGGCTTCGGTGCTTTCGCCGGTTGCCGCTGCGGCTTTTCTGGCGTTCTGCCTGCTGTACACCCCGTGTGTGGCGGCCATGTCGTCAGTGAGACGGGAACTGGGCACCCGGTGGATGCTTGGCATCATCGCGATGCAGTGCGGGGTGGCCTGGCTCATCTCCTTTGCGGTGCACGCCATAGGAATGCTTTTGTAA
- a CDS encoding MBL fold metallo-hydrolase: MRLTILGTGNAIATRCYNTCFALEDHGQVLLVDAGGGNGILTRLQKAGLDVCSVHKIFVTHKHIDHLLGVVWLIRVITSDMLKGSYDGALLIYSHDEVAGLLAYFTTHLLTQKQADLLGTRVKLIVLKDGETFTGAGHPVRVFDIHSTKAKQFGFVMDLGGGRRLTCCGDEPCPKSAEPLAAGSTWMLHEAFCRYGDRARFKPYEKHHSTVKDACELAERLGVENLILYHTEDRHLAGRKVLYTEEGRQYFSGRLEVPDDGEVFYLMSD; encoded by the coding sequence TTGAGACTGACGATATTAGGAACGGGAAACGCCATCGCGACGCGGTGCTACAACACGTGCTTTGCCCTGGAAGATCACGGGCAGGTGCTTTTGGTGGACGCCGGCGGCGGCAACGGCATTCTGACGCGCCTTCAAAAAGCAGGCCTTGACGTCTGCAGCGTGCATAAGATTTTTGTAACCCACAAGCATATTGACCATCTCCTCGGGGTGGTGTGGCTGATTCGGGTGATCACCTCGGACATGCTCAAGGGCAGTTACGACGGGGCGCTATTGATTTACAGCCACGACGAAGTGGCTGGGCTGCTCGCCTATTTCACTACTCATCTTCTGACCCAAAAGCAGGCCGATCTCCTCGGGACGCGGGTGAAGCTGATCGTGCTCAAAGACGGGGAGACGTTCACAGGCGCCGGCCATCCAGTCCGGGTGTTCGACATTCACTCGACGAAGGCGAAGCAGTTCGGCTTTGTCATGGATCTCGGCGGCGGCCGCCGGCTCACCTGCTGCGGCGATGAGCCCTGTCCGAAATCGGCGGAGCCCCTGGCCGCCGGCAGCACCTGGATGCTCCACGAGGCCTTTTGCCGCTACGGCGACCGGGCGCGGTTCAAGCCCTACGAAAAGCATCATTCGACGGTGAAGGACGCCTGCGAGCTGGCCGAACGCCTCGGGGTCGAAAACCTGATTTTGTACCACACCGAAGACCGGCATCTGGCCGGCCGTAAAGTGCTTTACACCGAAGAGGGCCGGCAGTATTTTTCAGGGCGCCTTGAAGTGCCCGACGACGGCGAAGTTTTTTACCTTATGTCTGATTGA
- a CDS encoding serine/threonine protein kinase, with protein MKQNQWDPYRACRDTFMKTLYHFDAPGQSLIIDETTGRLYLKKALTYYDASVYEFLRHQHSPHLVRVADAWEEGEKLIVLEQYLQGDTLDQVLAEKTLSLAERQHILRDVCEALETLHSADPPIVHRDVKPENIMITDSGRAVLMDYDASKRETPGQSRDTVLLGTRETAAPEQFGFGASSVRTDVYGMGKLVDTLLGDHRAYQPVIRKATRLDPEKRYRSVEDLRRALEIVDGTFEDPSRHFWPRAFGTALCVIIAFAMSRMMDFNLASPAADVLMQIGVFIAFLSCIEIGFNWTGFFWHLPLVKKGRASPWRRVLEKTVYGFLFFVGVVIVFIILLMCIYGEKF; from the coding sequence ATGAAACAGAATCAATGGGATCCGTACCGCGCGTGCCGCGATACTTTTATGAAAACATTATACCATTTTGACGCGCCGGGACAAAGCCTGATCATCGACGAAACCACGGGGCGCCTGTATTTGAAAAAAGCGTTGACCTATTACGACGCCTCGGTCTATGAATTTTTAAGGCACCAGCACAGCCCCCACCTGGTCCGTGTTGCCGACGCCTGGGAGGAAGGGGAAAAACTCATCGTCCTCGAGCAGTATCTCCAGGGCGACACCCTGGATCAGGTGCTGGCCGAAAAGACGTTAAGCCTTGCGGAGAGGCAGCACATTCTCCGGGATGTCTGCGAAGCTCTGGAGACCCTCCACAGCGCAGACCCGCCCATCGTCCACCGGGACGTGAAGCCCGAAAACATCATGATCACCGATTCGGGCCGGGCCGTGCTCATGGACTACGACGCCTCCAAGCGGGAGACGCCGGGCCAGTCCCGGGACACGGTGCTGCTGGGCACCCGGGAGACAGCCGCACCGGAGCAGTTCGGTTTCGGGGCCTCCAGCGTGCGCACCGATGTCTACGGCATGGGCAAGCTCGTGGACACCCTTTTGGGGGATCACCGGGCCTATCAGCCGGTGATCCGCAAGGCGACGCGGCTGGACCCGGAAAAGCGCTACCGCAGTGTCGAAGATCTGCGCCGGGCCCTCGAGATCGTCGACGGGACTTTTGAGGACCCGTCCCGCCATTTCTGGCCCCGGGCCTTCGGGACGGCGCTCTGCGTCATCATCGCCTTCGCCATGAGCCGCATGATGGATTTTAATCTGGCTTCGCCTGCGGCGGACGTCTTGATGCAGATCGGGGTTTTCATCGCTTTTCTTTCCTGTATCGAGATTGGCTTCAACTGGACCGGTTTTTTCTGGCATCTGCCCCTGGTGAAGAAAGGCCGGGCCTCGCCGTGGCGCCGGGTTCTCGAAAAGACGGTCTACGGCTTTTTGTTTTTTGTCGGCGTGGTGATTGTGTTTATTATTTTATTGATGTGTATTTACGGAGAAAAATTTTGA
- a CDS encoding XRE family transcriptional regulator, with amino-acid sequence MSHIKNVKKTEELLDVLTRTDSPPKLRSYLDGLNPLPGGFAEYFNQLPKVQVLSKKDLIQKSGLDRTYAYHILNGTKQPSRDKIIALALAAGLDLTETQRALELTHEGILYAKNRRDAVLIYAVKNQLSVMEANDLLHHFGAAPLA; translated from the coding sequence ATGTCGCACATAAAGAACGTAAAAAAGACCGAAGAACTCCTGGACGTCCTCACCCGGACCGACTCGCCGCCGAAGCTGCGCAGCTACCTCGACGGCCTGAATCCCCTGCCCGGCGGCTTCGCCGAGTATTTCAACCAGCTGCCCAAAGTCCAGGTCCTGTCCAAAAAAGACCTGATCCAGAAAAGCGGCCTGGACCGGACCTACGCCTACCACATTTTAAACGGCACCAAGCAGCCCAGCCGGGACAAGATCATCGCCCTGGCCCTGGCGGCGGGCCTCGATCTCACCGAAACCCAACGCGCCCTGGAACTGACCCACGAGGGCATCCTCTACGCCAAAAACCGGCGGGACGCCGTGCTGATCTACGCCGTCAAAAACCAGCTTTCTGTGATGGAAGCCAACGACCTGCTGCACCATTTCGGGGCGGCGCCCCTCGCATAA
- a CDS encoding nitroreductase family protein gives MDVMQLLKGRRTYRRFDQSRPVPETALQDMARAVRLSSSARNLQLLRVIFVTDPKLTEAMFEDVHFAADLPRELGTPKPGEHPVMYAVLIYTQKTRWTDTDAGILLSNLTLAAWSHGVGSCIMGNIDRKAIADLLSVPDPGMIHSAVALGYPTHTSEVVDLDEKGSLNYYLDEEKNYKVPKRPISELIYKNKYSNQ, from the coding sequence ATGGATGTGATGCAGTTGCTTAAGGGGCGGCGGACCTACCGGCGTTTTGATCAAAGCCGGCCGGTGCCGGAAACGGCGCTTCAGGACATGGCCCGGGCCGTGCGCCTGTCGTCATCGGCGCGCAATCTTCAGCTGCTCCGGGTTATCTTTGTGACGGATCCGAAACTGACCGAGGCGATGTTCGAGGACGTGCATTTTGCGGCGGATCTGCCCCGGGAGCTGGGCACCCCGAAGCCCGGAGAACACCCGGTGATGTACGCCGTCCTGATTTACACCCAAAAGACCCGGTGGACCGACACCGACGCGGGCATACTGCTTTCCAACCTGACCCTTGCCGCCTGGAGCCACGGGGTCGGCAGCTGCATCATGGGCAATATCGACCGCAAAGCCATTGCAGATCTGCTGAGTGTGCCTGATCCTGGGATGATTCATTCAGCCGTTGCCCTGGGGTATCCGACCCATACGTCTGAAGTTGTCGATTTAGATGAAAAGGGCAGTCTGAATTATTATCTGGACGAAGAGAAAAATTATAAGGTGCCGAAGCGCCCGATTTCAGAATTAATCTATAAAAACAAATATTCGAATCAATAA